Proteins encoded together in one Nocardioides marinisabuli window:
- the idi gene encoding isopentenyl-diphosphate Delta-isomerase: protein MSAPGHGREQVVLLDEAGHAVGVADKAGVHHADTPLHLAFSCYVFDHAGRILLSRRALGKRTFPGLWTNSACGHPAPGEPFLDGVRRRVREELGLELDDLRVLLPSFGYRAEMQGVVEHELCPVLVATTATEPRLDPDEVEEVAWESWADFRAGVLDGSRDVSPWCRLQVEALPEDPLAAPGRPLDELPPAARPDPAQISP from the coding sequence ATGAGCGCGCCGGGGCACGGGCGCGAGCAGGTGGTGCTGCTCGACGAGGCCGGCCACGCGGTCGGGGTCGCCGACAAGGCAGGCGTGCACCACGCCGACACCCCGCTGCACCTGGCGTTCTCCTGCTACGTCTTCGACCACGCGGGCCGGATCCTGCTGAGCCGCCGGGCGTTGGGCAAGCGGACGTTCCCGGGGCTGTGGACCAACTCCGCCTGCGGCCACCCGGCTCCCGGCGAGCCGTTCCTCGACGGCGTACGCCGCCGGGTGCGCGAGGAGCTCGGCCTCGAGCTCGACGACCTGCGGGTCCTGCTGCCTAGCTTCGGCTACCGCGCCGAGATGCAGGGCGTCGTCGAGCACGAGCTGTGCCCGGTCCTGGTCGCGACCACCGCCACCGAGCCGCGCCTGGACCCCGACGAGGTCGAGGAGGTGGCCTGGGAGTCGTGGGCCGACTTCCGTGCCGGGGTGCTCGACGGCAGCCGCGACGTCAGCCCCTGGTGCCGCCTGCAGGTCGAGGCGCTGCCCGAGGACCCGCTGGCCGCCCCCGGCCGCCCCCTCGACGAGCTCCCACCCGCCGCCCGCCCCGACCCGGCCCAAATCTCCCCCTGA
- a CDS encoding NAD(P)/FAD-dependent oxidoreductase — protein sequence MHDLVVAGGGPVGLAAALHAHRAGLDVVVVEPRAGTVDKACGEGLMPGALARLADLGVEVEGVDLAGIRYRDDRRSVDARFRHGPGRGVRRTTLHTALSRRLAETGVEVRHEAVRSVVDQGSHLVVDGRPARYLLAADGLHSPVRRLLGLDKAARGPRRYGQRCHLRVAPWSDFVEVHWAAHAEAYVTPVAPDLVGLAVLSARREPFAALLDGFTGLRERVAGVERTRVMGAGPLRQRARHRVAGRVLLVGDAAGYVDALTGEGIALGLAEAAAAVAAVAADAPEGYDATSRRLRRRHELLTLGLVSATRHQAVRRRLVAAAERVPFVFGAAVNQLARPA from the coding sequence CGGGCTGGCCGCGGCCCTGCACGCCCACCGCGCCGGGCTCGACGTCGTCGTCGTCGAACCCCGCGCGGGCACGGTCGACAAGGCCTGCGGCGAGGGGCTGATGCCCGGCGCGCTCGCCCGCCTGGCCGACCTCGGGGTCGAGGTGGAGGGCGTCGACCTGGCCGGCATCCGCTACCGCGACGACCGGCGCAGCGTCGACGCCCGCTTCCGCCACGGCCCGGGGCGCGGGGTGCGGCGTACGACGCTGCACACGGCGTTGTCGCGGCGCCTCGCCGAGACGGGCGTCGAGGTCCGGCACGAGGCGGTGCGCTCGGTGGTCGACCAGGGCTCGCACCTAGTGGTCGACGGGCGGCCGGCGCGCTACCTGCTGGCCGCCGACGGGCTGCACTCCCCCGTGCGCCGGCTGCTCGGGCTCGACAAGGCCGCCCGCGGGCCGCGGCGCTACGGGCAGCGCTGCCACCTGCGGGTGGCGCCGTGGAGCGACTTCGTCGAGGTGCACTGGGCCGCGCACGCGGAGGCGTACGTGACCCCGGTGGCCCCCGACCTCGTGGGGCTGGCGGTGCTGAGCGCCCGACGCGAGCCGTTCGCCGCCCTGCTCGACGGCTTCACGGGGCTGCGCGAGCGCGTCGCCGGCGTCGAGCGCACCCGGGTGATGGGGGCCGGGCCGCTGCGCCAGCGGGCGCGGCACCGGGTCGCCGGGCGGGTGCTGCTCGTCGGCGACGCCGCCGGCTACGTCGACGCGCTCACCGGCGAGGGCATCGCGCTGGGCCTGGCCGAGGCGGCGGCCGCCGTCGCCGCGGTCGCCGCCGACGCGCCCGAGGGCTACGACGCCACGTCGCGCCGGCTGCGGCGCCGCCACGAGCTGCTCACCCTGGGCCTGGTCTCCGCCACCCGGCACCAGGCGGTGCGCCGCCGGCTGGTGGCCGCGGCCGAACGGGTGCCGTTCGTCTTCGGCGCGGCCGTCAACCAGCTCGCGAGGCCCGCATGA
- a CDS encoding DUF6226 family protein: MDESRLLREVETRLAVAGASTPGWADPHPDREPSDEEYSRVSDPRKWPLEGARALAWTAALTGQLVHLEAPARSVTAGVDSWTASDSAWWDACGAPCGA; this comes from the coding sequence ATGGACGAGTCGAGGCTGCTGCGGGAGGTCGAGACGCGCTTGGCCGTGGCCGGGGCGAGCACACCCGGTTGGGCCGACCCGCACCCCGACCGGGAGCCGAGCGACGAGGAGTACTCGCGGGTCTCGGACCCGCGCAAGTGGCCCCTCGAGGGTGCTCGGGCCCTGGCCTGGACCGCCGCCCTGACCGGGCAGCTCGTGCACCTCGAGGCGCCTGCCCGGAGCGTCACCGCCGGCGTGGACAGCTGGACCGCCAGCGACTCCGCGTGGTGGGACGCGTGCGGAGCGCCGTGCGGAGCATGA